In Candidatus Deferrimicrobiaceae bacterium, a single genomic region encodes these proteins:
- the ccsB gene encoding c-type cytochrome biogenesis protein CcsB, with translation MHISLLKATAFFYLAGALFYLYFIVTQKERGARLGRMLLLVGVILHAAGFALRYAVAGYTPITNLFESLSFFALAIAATFLVIEVRYNLRALGSFVAPLAFTFSVFAAFLPGEVAGLAPALNSYWLPIHVLLLFVGDAVFAIAFGAGIMYLLQEKQVKRKKMGALFKRLPSLDVLDDVNYRCLTIGFPLLTMGIITGSIWAEYAWGSYWSWDPKETWSLITWLLYAALLHGRLTVGWRGRKAAILAIVGFGAVLFTFLGVNLLLPGLHSYSSLSR, from the coding sequence ATGCACATATCCTTGCTGAAGGCGACCGCCTTCTTCTATCTTGCCGGGGCTCTCTTCTACCTCTACTTCATCGTCACGCAGAAGGAACGGGGAGCGCGCCTCGGCCGCATGCTGCTCCTGGTCGGGGTCATCCTTCACGCCGCCGGGTTCGCCCTCCGGTACGCGGTTGCCGGGTACACCCCCATCACCAATCTGTTCGAGTCGCTTTCGTTTTTCGCGCTGGCGATCGCCGCCACCTTTCTCGTCATCGAGGTCCGGTACAACCTGCGGGCCCTGGGTTCCTTCGTCGCTCCGCTCGCGTTCACCTTCAGCGTTTTCGCCGCATTCCTGCCGGGGGAAGTCGCGGGGCTGGCCCCGGCCCTGAACTCCTACTGGCTCCCGATCCACGTCCTTCTCCTGTTCGTCGGCGATGCGGTCTTCGCGATCGCCTTCGGGGCGGGGATCATGTACCTCCTGCAGGAGAAACAGGTCAAGAGGAAGAAAATGGGGGCGTTGTTCAAGCGCCTTCCCTCTCTCGACGTGCTCGACGACGTCAATTACCGGTGTCTGACGATCGGGTTTCCCCTGCTCACCATGGGGATCATCACGGGATCCATCTGGGCCGAATACGCCTGGGGATCCTACTGGAGCTGGGACCCGAAGGAGACGTGGTCGCTTATCACGTGGCTTCTCTACGCCGCTCTTCTCCACGGGCGGCTGACGGTGGGGTGGAGGGGGCGCAAGGCGGCGATCCTCGCGATCGTGGGGTTCGGCGCGGTTCTCTTC